In Lonchura striata isolate bLonStr1 unplaced genomic scaffold, bLonStr1.mat Scaffold_92, whole genome shotgun sequence, one DNA window encodes the following:
- the LOC144248821 gene encoding olfactory receptor 14J1-like: protein MCYDRYVSICKPLHYGTLLGSRACAHMAAAAWASAFLNALLHTANTFSLPMCHGNALGQFFCEIPQILKLSCSKSYLRELGLIGVSACLVFGCFVFIVFSYVQIFRAVLRIPSEQGRHKAFSTCLPHLAVVSLFVSTIMFAHLKPPYISSPSLDLSVSVLYSVVPPALNPLIYSLRNQELKAAVWTLMTGCFQEH from the coding sequence atgtgctatgaccgctacgtgtccatctgcaaacccctgcactacgggaccctcctgggcagcagagcttgtgcccacatggcagcagctgcctgggccagtgcctttctcaatgctctgctgcacacagccaatacattttccctgcccatgtgccatggcaatgccctgggccagttcttctgtgaaatcccccagatcctcaagctctcctgctccaaatcctatctcagggaacttgggctcattGGTGTTAGTGCCTGTTTGgtatttggttgttttgtgttcattgttttctcgtatgtgcagatcttcagggctgtgctgaggatcccctctgagcagggacggcacaaagccttttccacctgcctccctcacctggccgtggtctcccTGTTTGTCAGTACTATAatgtttgctcacctgaagcccccctacatctcctccccatccctggacctgtcagtgtcagttctgtactcggtggtgcctccagccctgaaccccctcatctacagcctgaggaaccaggagctcaaggctgcagtgtggacactgatgactggatgctttcaggaacattaa
- the LOC144248849 gene encoding olfactory receptor 14A16-like, whose translation MSNSSSISHFLLLALADTRQLQLLHFCLFLGISLAALLGNGLIISAVACGHHLHTPMFFFLLNLALSDLGSICTTVPKAMHNSLWDTRNISYTGCAAQVFFFLFFLSAEFYLLTIMCYDRYVSICKPLHYGTLLGSRACAHMAAAAWASAFLYALMHTANTFSLPLCHGNALGQFFCEVPQILKLSCSKSYLRELGLLAVSVCLVFGCFVFIVFSYVQIFRAVLRIPSEQGRHKAFSTCLPHLAVVSLFISTGTCAYLKPPSMSSPSVDLALSVLYSVVPPALSPLIYSLRNQELKAAVRRLMTGCFQEH comes from the coding sequence atgtccaacagcagctccatcagccacttcctcctgctggcactggcagacacgcggcagctgcagctcctgcacttctgcctcttcctgggcatctccctggctgccctcctgggcaacggcctcatcatcagcgccgtagcctgcggccaccacctgcacacgcccatgttcttcttcctgctcaacctggccctcagcgacctgggctccatctgcaccactgtccccaaagccatgcacaattccctctgggacaccagaaacatctcctacacaggatgtgctgcacaagtttttttctttctgttcttcctctcaGCAGAGTTCTatctcctgaccatcatgtgctacgaccgctacgtgtccatctgcaaacccctgcactacgggaccctcctgggcagcagagcttgtgcccacatggcagcagctgcctgggccagtgcctttctctatgctctcatgcacacagccaatacattttccctgcccctgtgccatggcaatgccctgggccagttcttctgtgaggtgccccagatcctcaagctctcctgctctaAATCctacctcagggaacttgggcttcttgctgTTAGTGTGTGTTTGgtatttggttgttttgtgttcattgttttctcctatgtgcagatctttagggctgtgctgaggattccctctgagcagggacggcacaaagccttttccacctgtcTCCCTCACCTTGCCGTGGTCTCCCTGTTCATCAGCACTGGCACATGTGCCTACCTGAAGCCTCCCTCGATGTCTTCCCCATCcgtggatctggccctgtcagttctgtactcggtggtgcctccagcactgagccccctcatctacagcctgaggaatcaggagctcaaggctgcagtgaggagactgatgactggatgctttcaggaacattaa